The Aggregatilinea lenta genome includes a region encoding these proteins:
- a CDS encoding uroporphyrinogen decarboxylase family protein — translation MSMTSSDRLAARLRGESVDRAPNFSLVMQFAADQIHAPLRQYYLDYNVLCEANLVTAERFGLDIVDAISDPYREAHDFGAVIEFPDDGLPVNTVHRLADTSALSSLPHPDPLAPGSRMRDRVDAVRLFHERVGGQIPVQGWIEGALAEAADLRGVSALMYDLYDRPEWVEELLERATEVAIDFALAQIEAGATIIGLGDAIASQVAPRAYRQFAVPYEQRIFQAITDAGALGRLHICGNTTKIVADMAQSGAQIIDLDWQVDLATARQQVDAVNPAIVLCGNFDPVAVLYEGTPDTIRQAVRACRAVGGATWLCAPGCEIPRHTPDANVHAITEALAASA, via the coding sequence ATGAGCATGACCTCCAGCGACCGCCTGGCAGCGCGACTGCGCGGCGAGTCGGTGGATCGCGCGCCGAACTTCAGCCTCGTGATGCAGTTCGCCGCCGACCAGATCCACGCCCCATTGCGGCAGTACTATCTGGACTATAACGTGCTGTGCGAAGCCAACCTCGTTACGGCGGAGCGCTTCGGCCTCGACATCGTTGACGCGATCAGCGATCCTTACCGCGAGGCCCACGACTTCGGCGCGGTGATCGAGTTCCCCGACGACGGTTTGCCGGTGAACACCGTGCACCGGCTGGCGGATACATCCGCGCTGTCCTCGCTTCCACACCCCGATCCGCTGGCTCCTGGCAGCCGTATGCGCGATCGCGTGGACGCTGTGCGCCTGTTCCACGAGCGAGTGGGCGGGCAGATCCCGGTGCAGGGCTGGATCGAGGGTGCGCTGGCGGAAGCGGCGGACCTGCGCGGCGTGAGCGCGCTAATGTACGATCTCTACGACCGGCCCGAATGGGTCGAGGAGCTGCTGGAGCGTGCGACCGAGGTAGCGATTGACTTCGCGCTGGCGCAGATCGAGGCCGGGGCGACGATCATCGGGCTGGGCGACGCGATCGCCTCGCAGGTCGCGCCGCGCGCTTACCGCCAGTTCGCTGTGCCGTATGAGCAGCGCATCTTCCAGGCAATCACGGACGCGGGCGCGCTGGGGCGGCTGCACATCTGCGGCAATACCACCAAGATCGTAGCCGACATGGCGCAGAGCGGCGCACAGATCATCGACCTCGATTGGCAGGTCGATCTCGCCACCGCACGCCAGCAGGTGGACGCCGTCAATCCGGCCATCGTATTATGCGGCAACTTCGACCCGGTTGCCGTGCTGTACGAGGGCACGCCGGACACGATCCGGCAGGCGGTGCGCGCCTGTCGGGCGGTGGGCGGCGCGACGTGGCTGTGCGCGCCGGGCTGCGAGATCCCGCGCCACACGCCGGACGCGAACGTACACGCCATCACCGAGGCGTTGGCTGCGAGCGCTTGA
- a CDS encoding Gfo/Idh/MocA family protein, which yields MSANKPVGVGFIGAGEISILHAKAVQAIPEARLVGLWNRTRSRAEERAKLFGCAFYDTPEDLVKDPDIDAVFVLTDLDTHLQYTKLALEHGKHVLVEKPLGATVAEVEEMKCTAERLGLVCVPGHNMIHEDSLARARALIQDGNIGKIVSCYVMYNIHHSEERAATLPGMVRHILQHNIYTMMYLVGRPTRVAAMKAVRHYETLTKEDLAMVLVDLECGGVAHLCASFAADDLSADPWTFMVKVIGTEGTTRYTYQDWVEAKRGISHSRLYTAYQGTITNEDRHFVNVCLKGGQPLSTMEDAIISQKVVEAVEKSLAEDRIVSIT from the coding sequence ATGTCAGCAAATAAACCTGTCGGGGTCGGCTTTATCGGTGCGGGCGAGATTTCGATCTTGCATGCCAAAGCCGTACAGGCTATTCCAGAGGCACGGCTGGTTGGCCTGTGGAATCGTACACGATCACGGGCGGAGGAACGAGCCAAGCTGTTTGGCTGCGCTTTCTACGATACCCCGGAGGACCTGGTCAAGGACCCGGACATTGACGCAGTTTTTGTGCTCACCGACCTGGACACCCATCTACAATATACCAAGCTCGCTTTAGAACACGGCAAACACGTTTTGGTCGAAAAGCCGCTCGGCGCGACGGTGGCCGAAGTCGAGGAGATGAAATGCACTGCCGAACGCTTGGGGCTGGTGTGTGTACCCGGCCATAACATGATCCACGAGGACAGTCTGGCCCGCGCGCGGGCCTTGATCCAGGATGGCAACATCGGAAAAATCGTTTCGTGTTACGTGATGTACAACATCCACCACTCTGAGGAACGCGCCGCAACGCTACCGGGCATGGTTCGTCATATTCTGCAACATAATATTTACACGATGATGTATCTGGTGGGGCGTCCCACACGTGTTGCAGCGATGAAAGCCGTGCGTCATTACGAAACACTCACCAAAGAAGATTTGGCGATGGTATTGGTCGATCTGGAATGTGGCGGAGTCGCGCACCTGTGCGCCAGTTTCGCGGCAGACGATCTCTCTGCCGATCCCTGGACGTTTATGGTCAAGGTGATCGGGACGGAAGGCACAACGCGCTATACCTATCAGGATTGGGTCGAAGCAAAGCGCGGCATTTCGCACTCGCGGCTGTACACGGCGTACCAGGGTACGATTACCAACGAAGACCGCCATTTTGTGAATGTGTGTCTCAAGGGCGGCCAGCCGCTCTCCACGATGGAAGACGCGATCATCTCGCAGAAAGTGGTCGAAGCCGTTGAAAAGTCACTGGCCGAAGACCGGATCGTATCCATCACCTGA
- a CDS encoding uroporphyrinogen decarboxylase family protein: MTSLDRIDATIHFRKPDRVPVDLHNFQTAARATGLPMSDVFQDGELLADAMLQAWREFGHDMILLENGTACNAQACGLKVIYRDDMAPAAHDPIVKSLSEVVDLEVPDPYTTFPMNEILKATRILSKEIGDKAWICARADQGPMDLSGQIRGLDEIMMDIGYGEEPDLIHALLDYSRRVATRYAFALIECGGHSTSIGEPLGGPDLLSPRHYKQYPWRHEKAMVDELKAAGIILHNHICGNTIPIIDEFIGTGAQILEIDHKTDMRIAKAHARGKTTLLGNIDTNVLTYGTPQDVEDACRAAIDILGPGYGFILGPGCAMGPETPDDNIHALVESAKKYGVYH, translated from the coding sequence ATGACTTCTCTAGACCGTATCGACGCGACGATCCACTTCAGAAAACCGGATCGTGTGCCGGTAGATTTACACAACTTCCAGACTGCCGCCCGCGCAACCGGGCTGCCCATGTCCGACGTTTTTCAGGATGGCGAGCTACTGGCAGATGCGATGCTCCAGGCCTGGCGCGAGTTTGGGCACGACATGATCCTGCTGGAAAACGGCACGGCCTGTAATGCGCAGGCGTGCGGCCTCAAGGTCATCTATCGGGACGACATGGCTCCGGCAGCGCACGACCCGATTGTCAAGAGCCTGTCCGAAGTGGTTGACCTGGAAGTACCCGATCCGTATACCACATTTCCCATGAACGAAATCTTGAAGGCAACGCGCATCCTCTCGAAAGAGATCGGGGATAAGGCGTGGATTTGCGCCCGCGCCGACCAGGGGCCAATGGACCTCAGCGGGCAAATTCGAGGCCTCGACGAGATTATGATGGACATTGGTTATGGCGAGGAGCCGGACCTCATCCACGCGCTGTTGGATTACTCGCGCCGGGTGGCGACACGCTACGCATTCGCGCTGATCGAGTGCGGCGGGCATTCGACCTCGATCGGTGAGCCGTTGGGCGGGCCGGACTTGCTTTCGCCCCGACATTACAAACAGTATCCCTGGCGACACGAAAAAGCGATGGTTGACGAGCTGAAGGCCGCAGGCATCATCTTGCATAACCATATCTGCGGCAACACCATCCCGATCATTGACGAGTTCATCGGCACTGGCGCGCAGATATTGGAGATCGATCACAAAACGGACATGCGTATCGCCAAGGCCCACGCACGCGGCAAAACAACGCTGTTGGGCAACATCGATACCAACGTCTTGACTTATGGCACGCCGCAAGATGTGGAAGACGCCTGCCGCGCCGCGATTGACATCCTGGGGCCGGGCTACGGGTTCATTCTGGGGCCGGGCTGCGCGATGGGGCCCGAGACCCCGGACGATAACATTCACGCGCTGGTCGAGTCCGCCAAAAAGTACGGCGTATATCACTGA
- a CDS encoding CoA-acylating methylmalonate-semialdehyde dehydrogenase, translating into MQQKTLSNYINGEWQTPSSDVYQDVVNPATGDVIARVPMSSPQEIDQAARVAATTEDSWRRVPPTERIQYLFKLKNLLEEHIDDLSRMITDENGKTLAEAKGEMRRAIENVEVACGTPTLMQGTISEDIAPGIDESMIRQPVGVAAIIAPFNFPGMIPFWFLPYAVATGNTVIVKPSERCPVTMHMAAELLEAAGFPPGVINIVNGGADCVNAILDHPAIQAVSFVGSTPVARHIYARASANGKRVQAQGGAKNPVVILPDADLAMTTRIVADSAFGNAGQRCLAASLAITVGEARELFTEAITEAAKQRVVGYGLDENVTMGPVITPQSKARIESLIQVALDEGAKATLDGRNTTISHYERGNFLRPTILQDVRPGSTAACTEIFGPVLGMMHVDTVDEAIALVNSGEYGNMACLFTSSGSAARKFRYEAQAGNIGINIGVAAPMAFFPFSGWKASFFGTLHGQSHHAIEFFTQTKVVIERWPKDWSRRF; encoded by the coding sequence ATGCAGCAGAAAACACTTTCAAACTACATTAATGGCGAGTGGCAAACACCCTCGTCGGACGTCTATCAAGACGTGGTGAACCCGGCAACGGGCGATGTGATTGCACGAGTTCCAATGTCATCCCCGCAGGAGATCGATCAAGCGGCGCGGGTTGCTGCGACGACAGAGGACTCCTGGCGGCGTGTTCCCCCGACAGAGCGGATTCAATACTTGTTCAAGTTGAAAAATCTTCTTGAAGAACACATCGACGATCTTTCCCGCATGATAACCGACGAGAACGGCAAGACGTTGGCCGAGGCGAAAGGCGAGATGCGCCGCGCGATCGAAAACGTTGAAGTGGCGTGCGGCACTCCGACGTTGATGCAGGGCACGATCTCGGAAGACATCGCGCCGGGAATCGATGAATCGATGATCCGGCAGCCGGTAGGCGTCGCAGCGATTATCGCACCATTCAACTTCCCCGGCATGATCCCGTTCTGGTTCCTGCCCTACGCAGTCGCGACCGGAAATACGGTTATCGTCAAGCCGTCTGAGCGCTGCCCGGTGACTATGCACATGGCCGCCGAACTGCTCGAAGCCGCCGGATTTCCGCCCGGCGTGATCAACATCGTCAACGGCGGCGCAGATTGTGTAAACGCGATCCTCGATCACCCTGCGATTCAGGCGGTAAGTTTTGTCGGCTCGACCCCCGTAGCGCGGCACATCTATGCGCGCGCGTCGGCGAACGGCAAGCGAGTGCAAGCACAGGGCGGAGCAAAAAACCCCGTCGTCATATTGCCGGATGCCGACCTGGCTATGACCACGCGCATCGTAGCCGACAGTGCCTTCGGCAACGCGGGCCAACGTTGCCTCGCAGCATCGCTGGCAATCACGGTTGGCGAAGCGCGCGAGTTGTTCACCGAGGCGATCACCGAGGCGGCGAAACAGCGCGTAGTTGGCTACGGCCTGGATGAAAATGTCACGATGGGACCCGTCATCACGCCGCAGAGCAAAGCGCGCATCGAGAGCTTGATCCAGGTCGCGCTGGACGAAGGCGCCAAGGCGACTCTCGACGGGCGCAACACGACTATTAGCCACTACGAGCGTGGCAATTTCCTACGCCCGACCATTTTGCAGGACGTCCGGCCAGGCAGTACGGCTGCCTGCACCGAAATCTTCGGCCCGGTGCTGGGCATGATGCACGTAGACACTGTTGACGAGGCTATCGCGCTGGTGAACAGCGGCGAGTATGGAAATATGGCTTGCCTGTTTACAAGCAGCGGCTCCGCCGCGCGTAAGTTCCGCTACGAGGCACAGGCGGGCAACATCGGGATCAATATCGGGGTCGCCGCGCCGATGGCATTTTTCCCGTTCAGTGGATGGAAGGCGAGTTTCTTTGGCACGCTGCATGGTCAGAGTCACCATGCTATCGAGTTCTTCACACAGACCAAAGTGGTGATCGAACGCTGGCCAAAGGACTGGTCACGGCGGTTTTAG
- a CDS encoding RpiB/LacA/LacB family sugar-phosphate isomerase produces the protein MKIAVINETSAADRNADILAALEGRGHTIINAGMTKNYAKPELSYIHTGLLSAILLHLKRVDFVVGGCGTGQGYLNSVMQYPGVFCGHIITSLDAWLFTQINGGNCISLMLNQGYGWAADVNLRFIFDRIFSVESGAGYPAHRQEPQRHARQTLSQVSVMTHRSMTEIVATFPEEIIRPTLDYPGVKELIDVDSIEDEAFRAALIKRI, from the coding sequence ATGAAAATCGCGGTAATAAACGAAACGAGTGCGGCAGATCGCAACGCCGATATTCTCGCGGCGTTAGAAGGGCGCGGCCACACCATCATCAACGCAGGCATGACCAAAAACTACGCCAAGCCGGAGTTGAGCTACATCCATACCGGACTGTTGAGCGCCATCTTGCTGCACCTCAAGCGGGTCGATTTTGTGGTCGGTGGATGCGGTACAGGCCAGGGTTATCTCAATTCGGTGATGCAGTATCCCGGCGTGTTCTGCGGACACATCATCACGTCATTGGATGCGTGGTTGTTCACGCAGATCAACGGTGGCAACTGCATTTCGCTGATGCTCAATCAGGGTTATGGGTGGGCCGCCGATGTGAACTTGCGTTTTATCTTCGACCGGATTTTTAGTGTCGAGTCTGGCGCGGGGTATCCGGCCCACCGCCAAGAACCACAGCGGCACGCGCGGCAAACCTTGAGCCAGGTGTCTGTGATGACTCACCGATCAATGACAGAAATTGTTGCTACCTTCCCGGAGGAAATCATCCGACCCACGCTCGATTATCCCGGCGTGAAAGAATTGATTGACGTGGACTCGATAGAGGATGAGGCGTTTAGGGCAGCGCTGATCAAGCGGATATGA
- a CDS encoding transketolase family protein codes for MAEISMREGYGRALAAYGAVNPNIVVLDVDTSASTLTHFFAKQYPERFFNIGIAEPCMIDVAVGLALGGKVPFANGFSALLALRALEQIRTCVAYARTNVKIAASYAGVSDFKDGPTHHSIMDIAIMRAMPEMTVIVPADANEASAWVPVIAEYDGPVYLRISRAATLPVHDSSVTVAIGKGITLRDGGDVTIIAVGSMVGRSLLAADRLAARGLDVRVLEMHTLKPIDTQLILKAAAETGAIVTAEEHTILGGLGGAVAEVLSLHRPTPLEMVGIHDTFTRTAPAPEPLMDAFCMSVEDIIGGAERAIQRKR; via the coding sequence ATGGCTGAGATTTCGATGCGCGAAGGCTACGGTAGGGCGCTTGCCGCCTACGGCGCAGTCAATCCGAACATAGTCGTGCTGGACGTGGACACGTCCGCTTCCACGCTCACGCATTTTTTCGCCAAACAATATCCCGAACGGTTCTTTAACATTGGGATCGCCGAGCCATGCATGATCGATGTAGCGGTAGGTTTGGCATTGGGCGGGAAAGTCCCGTTCGCCAACGGGTTTTCGGCGTTGCTGGCGCTGCGAGCGTTGGAGCAGATCCGTACCTGCGTAGCTTATGCGCGAACCAACGTCAAGATCGCAGCCAGTTATGCCGGGGTATCAGATTTCAAAGACGGGCCGACGCATCATTCCATTATGGATATCGCCATCATGCGCGCCATGCCGGAGATGACCGTCATCGTCCCGGCAGACGCCAACGAAGCGAGCGCATGGGTCCCTGTGATTGCCGAGTATGACGGGCCGGTATATCTGCGCATCAGCCGTGCGGCGACGCTGCCCGTGCATGATTCCAGTGTGACGGTAGCGATCGGCAAAGGGATCACGCTGCGCGATGGCGGCGATGTGACGATCATTGCGGTGGGGTCAATGGTTGGGCGAAGCTTGCTGGCCGCCGACCGACTCGCTGCACGCGGTCTTGACGTGCGCGTCTTGGAAATGCACACGCTGAAGCCCATCGACACGCAGCTCATCCTGAAAGCGGCGGCGGAAACGGGCGCGATTGTCACCGCCGAAGAACACACCATCCTGGGCGGGTTGGGCGGCGCCGTGGCCGAGGTGCTGAGTCTGCATCGCCCTACCCCGCTGGAAATGGTCGGCATTCATGACACCTTTACACGCACCGCGCCCGCCCCGGAACCGTTGATGGACGCCTTTTGCATGAGCGTCGAGGACATAATCGGCGGCGCCGAACGCGCCATCCAAAGAAAAAGATAG
- a CDS encoding transketolase gives MYFHPDSQIIELQERARDLRLDSVEMIYRRQAGHPGGSLSAADIVAALFFHKMRIDPHNPEWPERDRFIMSKGHASALLYAALAQCGYFPREDLQHWGELDCHLQGHPDRLKTPGVEMTAGLLGHGVAIGIGIALTARMDGRPFHTYVLMGDGECQGGIVWEGAMVAAKYRLANLTAIVDYNDVQLDGAVHDILPLEPLVDKWRACNWAVIEINGHDMRQILQALDTADEIHDRPTMIIARTTKGKGVSYMENKSYWHGVAPNDAQLAQAVAEIKGAGRHG, from the coding sequence ATGTATTTTCATCCTGACTCACAGATCATCGAATTGCAGGAGCGCGCGCGCGATCTGCGGCTTGACAGCGTAGAGATGATTTACCGGCGGCAGGCCGGGCATCCCGGTGGATCGCTGTCGGCGGCAGATATCGTCGCAGCCCTGTTTTTCCACAAGATGCGGATCGATCCCCATAACCCGGAATGGCCAGAACGGGATCGGTTTATCATGAGCAAAGGCCACGCGTCGGCGTTGTTATACGCGGCGCTAGCCCAATGCGGCTATTTCCCCCGCGAGGACCTACAACACTGGGGCGAGCTTGATTGCCATTTGCAGGGACACCCGGATCGGCTGAAAACGCCTGGCGTGGAGATGACGGCGGGCCTGTTGGGGCACGGCGTCGCTATCGGGATCGGGATCGCGCTGACCGCGCGGATGGATGGCCGGCCCTTTCACACCTATGTGCTGATGGGTGACGGCGAATGCCAGGGCGGGATCGTCTGGGAAGGAGCAATGGTCGCGGCCAAGTACCGTTTGGCCAATCTGACCGCGATTGTCGATTATAACGACGTGCAGCTCGACGGCGCAGTTCACGACATTCTGCCCCTCGAGCCACTGGTGGATAAATGGCGCGCGTGCAATTGGGCGGTGATCGAGATCAACGGCCACGACATGCGACAGATCCTCCAGGCGCTCGACACCGCCGACGAGATTCATGATCGCCCGACGATGATAATCGCGCGCACGACCAAGGGAAAAGGGGTCTCCTACATGGAGAACAAATCGTACTGGCACGGCGTCGCACCAAACGACGCGCAGTTAGCCCAGGCCGTTGCCGAGATCAAAGGAGCGGGGCGTCATGGCTGA
- a CDS encoding ABC transporter permease, producing MNITETTTLDPRQTAARRGLASWKWIKNLLKSPEFILLLVVIGLIAGGWLKNPNMLNEDNLKIMTRDIAILGIAAVGVGFTIITGGIDLSVGSMVGFGGVMVAYFMKEYGWAIWISIIATLGLGGLVGLTHGLFVTKLKMHGFLITLVTMGLARGFVLVITESFPITGLTDDFKYLGQGYFFDLIPIPVVICLVVVALAFYLLRYTYIGRQIYAAGGNAEAARYSGVNVDRRVILAYILSAVCAVVVGMIQAARMGLGHPGTGEGYELLAIAACVLGGYSLMGGEGTIPGVVVGAMLIGVLQNEMVILRIDPYYHKIIIYSVLLIAITIDYARRRRRRV from the coding sequence ATGAACATTACTGAAACAACAACCCTCGATCCCCGGCAGACGGCGGCCCGCCGTGGTTTGGCGTCATGGAAGTGGATCAAAAATCTGCTCAAAAGCCCGGAATTTATTTTGCTTCTGGTGGTGATCGGGCTGATAGCAGGGGGATGGCTCAAAAACCCCAACATGTTGAATGAGGACAACCTCAAGATCATGACGCGCGACATCGCCATCCTGGGTATCGCCGCTGTTGGCGTCGGCTTTACTATCATCACGGGAGGGATCGATCTCTCAGTCGGATCGATGGTCGGCTTTGGTGGGGTCATGGTCGCCTACTTCATGAAAGAATACGGGTGGGCGATCTGGATCAGCATCATCGCCACCCTGGGTTTGGGCGGCTTGGTCGGCCTGACCCATGGGCTGTTTGTCACTAAGCTAAAAATGCACGGTTTCCTGATCACCCTGGTTACGATGGGGTTGGCGCGCGGGTTTGTCCTCGTGATCACCGAATCCTTCCCGATCACCGGACTAACAGACGATTTCAAGTACCTCGGGCAGGGTTACTTCTTTGACCTCATCCCGATCCCGGTAGTTATCTGTCTCGTCGTGGTGGCATTAGCCTTTTACCTGCTGCGCTATACCTACATCGGGCGGCAGATTTACGCGGCGGGCGGCAATGCCGAGGCCGCGCGCTATTCGGGTGTCAACGTGGATCGCCGCGTCATTCTGGCGTACATCCTTTCGGCAGTGTGCGCGGTCGTGGTGGGCATGATCCAGGCGGCGCGGATGGGCTTGGGCCATCCCGGCACGGGCGAGGGGTACGAACTGCTGGCAATTGCAGCATGCGTCCTGGGCGGCTACAGCTTGATGGGCGGTGAGGGAACCATCCCCGGTGTGGTCGTCGGCGCAATGCTGATTGGCGTCTTACAGAACGAAATGGTCATCTTGAGGATCGACCCCTATTATCACAAAATTATCATTTACTCCGTCCTGCTCATTGCCATCACGATTGACTACGCACGACGACGGCGGCGGCGTGTGTAG
- a CDS encoding sugar ABC transporter ATP-binding protein: protein MEDKPLLRMVNISKQFPGVQALDNVDFEVYPGEILGFVGENGAGKSTLIKILSGVYSKDTGTIWLGDESIEPRSPQHAQKLGISTIFQELALIPQLSVGENIFLNREPRLLAATGMVDFRRMYREAEQILHGLGTELPGRVPVKNLTVAAQQMVEIAKAVSQKARIILMDEPTSALSSREVEALFGMMRRLKEQGASVVFISHRLEEVLDVVDRIIVMRDGHRVGTLPRAEATEEKIIQLMVGRKVGLFPKLDAEIAEPVLELRNLSSDNGVRNVSFTLHKGEIVGLAGLVGAGRTEVARAICGIDRVTGGEILIHGKDVRIHSPSDAVRHGIGWIPEDRKQHGLLLHMTVAQNATMAILRRISNVLAKLNAKEEKVIATHYVKMLSIATPDVNQIVSNLSGGNQQKVVLAKWLSSNPKILIMDEPTRGIDVGAKAEFHALMSQLAQQGLAILMISSEMPEIIGMSDRVIVLCQGRITGEFRRDSMSQEAIMASATQFVKVDAFVDAIAS, encoded by the coding sequence ATGGAAGACAAGCCCTTATTACGGATGGTGAATATCTCCAAGCAGTTCCCTGGAGTTCAGGCGCTTGATAATGTCGATTTCGAGGTCTATCCCGGCGAGATTTTGGGCTTCGTAGGTGAAAATGGAGCGGGCAAATCCACTCTGATCAAAATCCTGTCAGGAGTCTATTCCAAAGACACCGGGACGATCTGGCTGGGCGATGAGTCTATCGAGCCGCGCAGCCCGCAGCACGCCCAGAAATTGGGCATCAGCACCATTTTCCAGGAGTTGGCCCTGATCCCCCAGCTCTCGGTGGGCGAGAATATATTCCTCAACCGCGAACCGCGGCTACTTGCTGCGACTGGGATGGTGGATTTCCGCAGAATGTACCGGGAAGCAGAGCAGATTCTGCACGGCCTGGGAACCGAACTGCCAGGCCGCGTTCCCGTGAAAAACCTGACCGTCGCGGCGCAACAGATGGTCGAGATTGCCAAAGCCGTATCCCAGAAGGCGCGCATTATTCTCATGGACGAACCCACGTCGGCGCTTTCGAGCCGGGAAGTAGAGGCACTGTTTGGCATGATGCGCCGGTTGAAAGAGCAAGGGGCTTCGGTTGTTTTTATCAGTCATCGCCTCGAAGAAGTATTGGACGTGGTCGACCGGATCATCGTCATGCGCGACGGTCACCGGGTAGGAACCCTGCCGAGAGCCGAGGCCACCGAAGAAAAAATCATCCAGCTCATGGTTGGGCGCAAAGTGGGTCTTTTTCCCAAACTGGACGCCGAGATCGCCGAACCAGTGTTAGAGCTGCGCAACCTGTCCAGCGATAACGGCGTGCGCAACGTGAGTTTCACGCTGCACAAAGGCGAGATTGTCGGGCTGGCCGGGTTGGTAGGGGCCGGGCGGACCGAGGTCGCTCGCGCCATCTGTGGCATTGACCGGGTGACAGGTGGCGAAATCTTGATCCACGGCAAAGACGTGCGCATTCACAGCCCGTCAGATGCCGTGCGGCATGGCATCGGCTGGATTCCAGAGGATCGCAAACAGCACGGGCTGTTACTCCACATGACGGTAGCTCAAAACGCCACGATGGCCATTCTACGGCGGATTTCTAACGTTCTGGCGAAGCTGAACGCCAAAGAAGAAAAGGTGATCGCCACGCATTATGTCAAAATGCTGTCTATCGCCACGCCGGACGTTAACCAGATCGTGAGCAACCTGAGTGGCGGCAACCAGCAGAAAGTCGTACTGGCGAAATGGCTCAGTTCCAACCCAAAGATTCTGATAATGGATGAGCCAACGCGCGGGATCGATGTGGGCGCAAAAGCCGAATTTCACGCGCTCATGAGCCAGCTTGCGCAGCAGGGTCTCGCCATTTTGATGATCTCATCGGAGATGCCCGAGATTATCGGGATGAGTGACCGAGTGATCGTGTTGTGCCAGGGGCGCATCACCGGTGAGTTTAGGCGCGACAGCATGAGCCAGGAAGCCATCATGGCCAGCGCCACCCAGTTCGTCAAAGTTGATGCCTTCGTTGATGCCATCGCAAGTTAA
- a CDS encoding substrate-binding domain-containing protein: MSLWGAGHADIIKTAVDKGIHVLCTDSDATGSERSMYIGMSDYDAGYAAGEAALEIIGSGQIVGLVGYATAQNAQDRIAGVQDALEGTDLELVEVLLDDVKPEVALSNAQTAMQTYPDLAGFITFYSYDGPMACQAVQEAGKEGEVKIVAFDAEPQTQTCMEDGVVQAMIGQRVYFYGYLSGWVMYAMSVLGEEATMEVLDPWLSDFGDEGSIHLNTGVDIIKADTFDLYQEYLESIGIPSQ; this comes from the coding sequence ATCAGTTTATGGGGGGCAGGTCATGCCGACATCATCAAGACTGCGGTTGACAAGGGTATCCACGTGTTATGCACCGACTCAGATGCAACCGGCAGCGAGCGGTCCATGTACATCGGCATGTCGGACTACGACGCAGGATACGCCGCTGGCGAAGCCGCGCTTGAGATCATCGGGTCGGGCCAGATCGTCGGGTTGGTCGGTTATGCCACTGCCCAGAATGCCCAGGACCGGATCGCGGGCGTGCAGGATGCGCTGGAAGGCACCGACCTGGAACTGGTCGAAGTTCTGCTGGACGATGTCAAGCCCGAAGTTGCCTTGAGCAACGCGCAGACAGCGATGCAGACCTATCCAGACCTGGCGGGCTTCATCACCTTCTACTCGTATGATGGCCCGATGGCCTGCCAAGCTGTGCAAGAAGCGGGCAAAGAAGGCGAAGTGAAGATCGTCGCCTTTGACGCCGAACCTCAGACGCAAACCTGCATGGAAGATGGCGTTGTCCAGGCTATGATCGGGCAGCGCGTGTACTTCTACGGCTACCTGAGCGGTTGGGTGATGTATGCCATGTCGGTCCTCGGCGAAGAAGCTACGATGGAAGTACTCGATCCGTGGCTGAGCGACTTCGGCGACGAGGGCAGTATTCACCTGAACACAGGCGTAGACATCATCAAGGCGGACACCTTTGACCTGTACCAGGAATATCTGGAGTCCATTGGTATCCCGTCGCAATAA